In one window of Macadamia integrifolia cultivar HAES 741 chromosome 2, SCU_Mint_v3, whole genome shotgun sequence DNA:
- the LOC122091723 gene encoding ABC transporter G family member 36-like, with protein sequence MDQPDRAWGSGRQTSQNLSRSISRTMSKSNWGVEDVFVSSSRSRRNWHVDDDEEALRWAALEKLPTYDRLRTSIMKSFVENDHEDQGSKFFHKEVDVRKLDMNDRQDFIERIFKVAEEDNEKFLRKLKNRIDRVGIELPTVEVRFEHLTVDADCYIGSRALPTLPNAALNLAESALGLLGIKLAKTTKLTILKDVSGIIKPSRMALLLGPPSSGKTTLLLALAGKLDPSLKVKGKITYNGYRLDEFVPQKTSAYISQNDIHMGEMTVRETLDFSARCQGVGSRYELLTELARREKAAGIYPEAEVDLFMKATAMKGIENSLITDYTLRILGLDICQDTIVGDQMQRGISGGQKKRVTTGEMIVGPTKTLFMDEISTGLDSSTTYQITKCLQQIVHLSQATILMSLLQPAPETFDLFDDIILLSEGQIVYQGPREQVLEFFEICGFKCPQRKGTADFLQEVTSKKDQEQYWADKTKPYRYVSVREFVNRFKSFHGGVHLENELSVPFDKSRSHKAALVRNKYSVSKMELLRTSFDKEWLLLKRNSFVYIFKSVQIIIVALIASTVFLRTKMHTSNEDDASVYAGALIYAVVINMFNGFAELTITISRLPVLYKHRDLLFHPTWVFTLPNFLIRIPISILESVIWMVISYYTIGFAPEASRFFKQLLLVFLVQQMAAGLFRLTAGVCRTMTIANTGGAMMLLVVFLFGGFILPRGQIPKWWVWGYWISPLSYSYNAVVVNEMFAPRWMNKLASDNITRLGIAVMENFDVFTERNWFWIGSAALLGFTILFNVLFTLALMYLNPLERPQAIISEEAAHEMEESQEESKQEPRIITRRSKRETPPQPLSTADGNNTREMAIRRMSSRTNANELSRNADLALEAANRVAPKRGMVLPFASQAMSFDNVNYYVDMPQEMKDQGVTEDRLQLLREVTGAFRPGVLTALMGVSGAGKTTLMDVLAGRKTGGYIEGDIRISGFPKKQETFARISGYCEQNDIHSPQVTVRESLIYSAFLRLPKEISKEEKMIFVDEVMELVELDNLRDAIVGLPGITGLSTEQRKRLTIAVELVANPSIIFMDEPTSGLDARAAAIVMRTVRNTVDTGRTVVCTIHQPSIDIFEAFDELLLMKRGGQIIYAGPLGRNSQKIIEYFEAIPGVPRIKENVNPAAWMLEASSISTEVRLGIDFSEYYKSSPLCMRNKGLVKDLSTPAPAAKDIYFPTKYSQSTWEQFKSCLWKQWWTYWRSPDYNLVRFIFTFACAFMIGTTFWKVGSKRESSTDLTVIIGAMYAAILFAGISNCSTVQPVVAIERTVFYRERAAGMYSALPYAIAQVVVEIPYVFVQTTYYSLIVYAMVSFEWTAVKFFWFFFISFFSFLYFTYYGMMTVAITPNHQVAAIFAAAFYGLFNLFSGFFIPKPRIPKWWIWYYWICPVAWTVYGLIVSQYGDLEQVIKVSGGNRQSIKTYVEEHFGYDTNFMGPIAGVLVGFTVFFAFIFAYAIKALNFQQR encoded by the exons ATGGATCAACCAGATAGGGCCTGGGGTTCTGGAAGGCAAACAAGTCAGAACCTGAGTAGGAGCATAAGCAGGACCATGAGCAAGAGCAATTGGGGAGTGGAGGATGTGTTTGTGAGCTCCTCGAGGTCTAGGAGAAATTGGCATGTTGACGATGATGAAGAAGCTCTCAGATGGGCTGCTCTGGAGAAACTTCCCACCTATGATCGCCTCAGAACCTCCATCATGAAGTCATTTGTGGAGAATGATCATGAAGACCAAGGCAGCAAATTTTTCCACAAGGAGGTTGATGTAAGGAAGCTTGACATGAATGATCGCCAAGATTTCATTGAGAGGATCTTTAAGGTTGCAGAGGAAGATAATGAGAAGTTCTTACGCAAACTTAAGAACCGAATAGACag GGTTGGGATTGAGCTTCCAACAGTAGAAGTTAGATTTGAACACTTAACAGTAGATGCAGATTGCTACATTGGAAGCAGAGCTCTTCCTACACTCCCAAATGCTGCTCTGAATCTTGCAGAATCAGCTCTAGGCTTACTAGGGATCAAACTTGCCAAAACAACAAAGCTCACTATCTTAAAAGATGTTTCAGGAATTATAAAGCCTTCAAGAATGGCACTTCTGTTAggtcctccatcctctgggaaGACAACTCTGTTATTGGCACTTGCAGGAAAGCTAGACCCAAGCTTGAAG GTTAAAGGGAAAATCACATATAATGGGTATAGACTTGATGAATTTGTGCCTCAAAAGACCTCTGCTTATATTAGCCAGAATGATATTCACATGGGAGAAATGACTGTGAGAGAAACACTAGATTTCTCAGCGAGATGCCAAGGGGTTGGATCAAGATATg AGCTCCTGACAGAGCttgcaaggagagagaaggctGCAGGCATATACCCTGAGGCTGAAGTGGACCTTTTCATGAAG GCAACTGCAATGAAGGGAATTGAGAACAGCTTGATCACAGACTACACTCTCAGG ATATTGGGGCTTGATATATGTCAAGACACGATTGTCGGGGATCAGATGCAGAGAGGAATATCTGGTGGACAGAAGAAACGAGTGACCACTG GAGAGATGATCGTAGGGCCCACAAAGACTCTGTTCATGGATGAGATATCAACGGGTCTAGACAGCTCCACCACGTATCAGATAACCAAATGCTTGCAGCAGATCGTCCACCTCAGCCAGGCCACCATTCTCATGTCCCTACTGCAACCTGCTCCAGAGACGTTCGATCTCTTTGATGATATCATCCTTCTATCCGAGGGTCAGATCGTGTATCAGGGCCCACGAGAGCAAGTCCTTGAATTCTTCGAAATCTGTGGCTTTAAGTGTCCACAGAGAAAAGGAACAGCTGATTTCCTCCAAGAG GTAACCTCAAAGAAGGATCAAGAGCAGTATTGGGCCGACAAGACCAAGCCGTACCGGTACGTATCGGTCAGAGAATTTGTAAACCGTTTCAAGAGCTTCCATGGCGGAGTTCACCTGGAGAACGAGCTCTCAGTACCATTCGACAAGAGCAGGAGCCACAAGGCGGCACTGGTGAGGAACAAGTATTCCGTTTCAAAAATGGAGCTTCTCAGAACCTCCTTCGACAAAGAATGGCTTCTTCTCAAGAGAAACTCTTTCGTCTACATCTTCAAGTCTGTTCAGATCATCATCGTCGCCTTAATCGCATCGACTGTGTTCTTGAGAACCAAAATGCACACCTCCAACGAAGACGATGCCTCTGTCTATGCAGGTGCACTTATATATGCTGTGGTAATCAATATGTTTAATGGCTTCGCAGAGCTCACCATCACCATTTCAAGGCTTCCTGTATTGTATAAACACCGAGACCTCCTCTTCCATCCGACTTGGGTCTTTACCCTTCCAAATTTTCTCATTAGAATCCCTATTTCCATCCTTGAATCCGTTATTTGGATGGTCATTTCTTACTATACAATTGGTTTCGCTCCAGAGGCTAGCAG GTTTTTCAAGCAACTACTTCTGGtttttttggtccaacaaaTGGCTGCGGGGCTCTTTAGGCTCACAGCTGGAGTGTGCAGGACTATGACCATTGCCAACACAGGTGGAGCAATGATGCTCCTCGTTGTGTTCTTGTTTGGTGGTTTCATCCTCCCTCGAG GACAAATTCCCAAGTGGTGGGTCTGGGGCTACTGGATTTCACCTCTTTCATACAGTTATAATGCTGTTGTTGTGAATGAGATGTTTGCTCCAAGGTGGATGAACAAATTG GCTTCTGACAATATTACAAGATTGGGTATTGCTGTGATGGAGAACTTTGATGTCTTCACCGAGAGAAACTGGTTTTGGATTGGGAGTGCTGCCCTTTTAGGGTTCACAATACTCTTCAATGTTCTTTTCACCCTTGCACTTATGTACCTAAACC CTCTTGAAAGACCACAAGCAATTATATCCGAAGAAGCAGCCCATGAGATGGAGGAGAGCCAAGAAGAATCAAAACAAGAACCAAGGATCATAACAAGAAGGTCGAAGCGTGAAACACCCCCTCAACCTTTATCAACGGCAGATGGAAACAACACAA GAGAAATGGCAATCCGACGAATGAGTAGTCGAACCAATGCTAATGAACTTAGCAGAAATGCTGATTTAGCCCTTGAAGCAGCAAATCGTGTTGCCCCCAAGAGGGGAATGGTTCTTCCATTCGCATCTCAAGCGATGTCTTTTGACAATGTGAATTACTATGTTGACATGCCTCAG GAAATGAAGGATCAAGGGGTGACAGAAGATAGACTCCAGTTACTTAGGGAAGTGACAGGGGCATTTAGGCCCGGCGTCCTCACTGCATTGATGGGAGTTAGTGGGGCTGGGAAGACAACATTGATGGATGTTCTTGCAGGCAGAAAGACAGGTGGATACATTGAAGGTGATATCAGAATCTCAGGTTTCCCTAAGAAGCAAGAAACCTTTGCAAGAATATCGGGTTACTGCGAACAGAATGACATCCACTCCCCCCAAGTCACTGTTAGGGAATCCCTGATCTACTCTGCTTTCCTCCGTCTCCCAAAAGAAATCAGCAAAGAGGAAAAGATG ATATTTGTGGATGAAGTGATGGAACTAGTAGAACTTGACAACCTCAGGGATGCTATAGTGGGGCTTCCAGGGATTACTGGTTTGTCAACTGAACAACGGAAGAGGTTGACAATTGCTGTGGAGCTTGTTGCTAATCCTTCAATCATTTTTATGGATGAACCAACATCAGGACTTGATGCAAGGGCAGCTGCTATTGTCATGAGAACTGTGAGGAACACAGTTGACACTGGCAGAACAGTTGTCTGCACGATTCATCAACCTAGCATCGATATCTTTGAAGCTTTTGATGAG CTGCTACTGATGAAAAGAGGAGGACAAATAATCTATGCTGGACCTTTGGGTCGAAATTCTCAAAAGATTATCGAGTACTTTGAG GCTATTCCTGGGGTCCCAAGAATCAAAGAGAACGTCAATCCTGCAGCATGGATGCTGGAAGCAAGCTCTATCTCCACTGAAGTTCGGCTTGGAAttgatttttctgagtactacaAATCATCACCTTTGTGTAT GCGAAACAAGGGGTTAGTTAAGGATCTGAGCACCCCAGCCCCTGCAGCAAAAGATATCTATTTTCCTACTAAATATTCTCAGTcaacatgggagcagttcaaatCTTGCCTTTGGAAGCAGTGGTGGACTTATTGGAGAAGCCCAGATTACAACCTTGTCAGATTTATCTTCACCTTTGCTTGTGCCTTTATGATTGGGACAACCTTCTGGAAGGTTGGTTCTAAAAG GGAGAGTTCAACAGACTTAACCGTGATTATTGGAGCCATGTATGCGGCCATCCTTTTTGCTGGAATCAGCAATTGCTCAACAGTACAACCAGTTGTTGCCATTGAAAGAACAGTATTCTATCGAGAACGAGCTGCTGGGATGTACTCTGCCTTACCATATGCTATTGCACAG GTGGTCGTTGAAATACCATATGTATTTGTGCAAACCACATATTACTCGCTTATTGTGTATGCTATGGTCAGCTTCGAATGGACAGCAGTAAAGTTCTTTTGGTTCTTTTTCATaagcttcttctcctttctctacTTTACTTACTATGGAATGATGACGGTGGCCATCACACCAAACCACCAAGTTGCAGCAATTTTTGCAGCTGCTTTCTATGGTCTCTTTAACCTCTTCTCAGGCTTCTTCATCCCCAAACCA AGAATTCCAAAGTGGTGGATCTGGTATTACTGGATTTGCCCAGTGGCATGGACAGTTTATGGGCTTATAGTGTCACAATATGGAGACCTGGAGCAAGTCATCAAAGTGTCCGGAGGGAACAGACAGAGCATTAAGACCTATGTGGAAGAACATTTTGGGTATGATACCAATTTTATGGGTCCAATTGCAGGAGTTCTCGTCGGTTTCACAGTCTTCTTTGCATTTATATTCGCATATGCCATCAAGGCATTGAACTTCCAACAGAGGTAG